In the genome of Daucus carota subsp. sativus chromosome 9, DH1 v3.0, whole genome shotgun sequence, the window GCTCAGTCATGGATTTTGTATCCACCAGTTTGAAGTCCAGGAACTTAGCCACAGAATACTTTTCCAACCCTTGCGAGTCAGTATTGTGTGTCTGATCAAGTTTCTCCCACAAGGTCTTAGCAGTGTAGGAGTCAGATGAGTAAACATCGAACAGAGTGTTCGTTAAGGCTGCTAGAATAGCAGCCCTAGCCACCCCATCCTTTTCCTCCCACATAGCATAGGCCTTAAGGGTTTCAGCCTTTTCCTGTACCACAACTGGTTTCTCATACTGCAACACCGGCCATAGACCCTTAACCGTAAGCCacagtttcatctttttctgcCAACGAGAAAAAGAAACTCCCCCACCGAATTTATCAGGAATACCTGATAAATCAATGGGCTGTGGAAAACGATACGTAGTCCAATCGATGTTACTAGTAACACCAGACCCAGAACCAGCACCACCACCAACAACAGAATCCGCAATCTCATTAACCATCTTGCTTACTACACAATATAACAGATAATCACTTCAAGATTGTTGGGAGTCACAGTGaaaatcacagcaacaatgtatagagcagttatattatataaacaagtgtaggccaacgaaaccacaacaatatagcatgcacgaagatcgtatatacaataatcagtgactgataaattacaagaaaagaagagaaaggcgcaccttacaccgtcgctagaattagtatacagaacagctgagtcgcctagcccttcgatgaagactagactgttcttgaagtgattattgccccactacgctgtgatgggtagtcgcaatatcgctcccaggataaaacagcacagaccgaaccgctcacagacacgagtacgatcaacagcgatcaacacctcagttcgcccgagaacagtatgtatatgtgtatatatcggagtagatggtgagagtgtaagagagaagaatgagaatggtgtttgtgtttttcccgTGCTACAACTCAAGTGTCGAGGCTCACTATTTATAGTGAGGCCAAGGCACCAACACACCGTCCAGATTCatctgtccaggttcaatgaatctgtatctgtcagacattctgaccagattcatttgtccaggttcaatgaatctgtatctgtcaaacattctgaccagattcatttgtccagattaaatgaatcacattctcatttcaagctctttcaagccactgtattcaactctatttctcaatggatttcactaagaaaatgtcccggaaattacatcaagaacatattaaaaaatatgctttaaactttccattttctaacaagTAGTGCAGAAGATGAGGTGTGTGATTTTCGACTTTGGCTGCCCCCATTCCTCTAAGGCCTTTGTGGCTGCTTCTTTACCAAGCTTTGGCACTTCAGTAATCGCAATGTCTTGCCTGGCATCTAGGGACGGTGCCATGTGCTCACATAAGCTCGGATTTTCCTTGAGTATTTCTTCGCTCAAGTACATGTACCTCGTACTCACCATTGATTTCTCACCTGCAAAGTTAATTTGCTATcttcagtgttctaaaaatccccgattaatccttaaaaaatattttactaattacactccgatttgactaaaaatctCTGACTTATcagaaaaatctctaataaaTCGTGAATCGGCAGGTCAACTGCTTAGTACTGCTATAAATAACATTTTCCtcaatttcaaatttacaaaCCCAAGTAAAAACATTGAAAGACTAGACAGACCAACAAAGAGATATGTCTAAATTATGACAAGAATCTTACACATGCGCTTAAATTTCTGTTTCAGCTCTGTTTTATTTTCACTATTCGTAATACGAAAAAAGTAATCAGGATACGTGCTCTGCTGGACACAATTTGGAGGCGTTGCTGTTCCGATTGCCAGCACAGCCGCAGTGCCTTGAGCTTGACGTGCTTTACGGTACTCGTCTACGGTTACCATTACGAAGCTAGTTCCTCTGGTGTGCTAGCCCAAAGCTTCTCAGGGGCCAGTGACTCCTGTAATAAGATAACTAAGACTCAAAAGCTCAACTCTTTTGCATGTATGTTAATGAATTACGCTATCTTTCCCGTAAGTGATGGGTCAATGCATTGGAGTTGCGACAAGCATCTTTTGATCAACATTTAATCAAGCTACGAAGCTCCAAAACAcagaaaaacaaagaaattaTCGAAATTATTCAGACTAAAAACTACTGTATTGGTGTTTCACTTTGTTTTCTGCAATCTCTctaataaaatgaaattatatggGAAAACATTCAAAAAATACCCACATCTTAATACCTGGGGCCTAGAGTCGGCCAAACAAACATAACATATTGGGCGCTCGCGCTTTTGACTTTTGAcgtaacttaaaagaagtttttattgtttataagtgagaagttaattataagtgagagaTAACTTTTATCTTATTTGTTTGGATATATTTCAACCAACACGGTTGAAGATGTTCTACGTACCTAAACTAAAAATACGGATGCCAGACAACGACACAAATCACAGAAGAGCAGCAGAGGAACATTGGCTGCTTACTCGGTCGGGGGTTGGCAACAATGCTATAGCTGCACTTGTAGGGTTACCGCACACAGCTGTAGTATATGAAAACCAGGACAAAAATCTAGCAAGAGGACCACTTGAGAGCTAAGTCACTAGTTCCCTCATGTTTTAAATCTAAGACAAGCACACAATCCTCAAAGACTGATGAAACTAATCATCCCAAGACAACAACATTAGGAAACATCAAGCCAAATATAAGTAACTTTCAAGTTCTAATTCTTCAACTTTGCTTTTACATCATATTGATAAGTTTCCATGTAGTACAATCTATGTTTATTTGTAATCAAGGCAGTtccttaaatatatttatttccaTTTATCAAATCACTAGTATTGTTACATAATAAACACACAAtccaattacatatatattaaaccaAATGTAGTAACATCACAAATCACAAGCAAATTATGACACCAAGGTCTTAAGTAGGCACACTGTGAAGAACAACAGTCTCGACAGTAAGACCAGGCCCGAACCCGAATAGAACACCCCAATCAAGTCCTTCTCCGGTAGTTCTGTGTCCATCTTTAGCCGAAGCCTTCCTCATCTCATCCAGAATGAACAGAACACAAGCACTTGACATGTTTCCATAGTCCCTGAGAACTTGTCTAGTAGACTTTAGTTTCTCAGGCTTCAAGCTCAACTCTGTTTCGACTTGATCTAGTATAGCTGGACCGCCTGGATGAGCAATCCAAAAAATTGAGTTCCAGTCAGATATCCCCAAGGGCTTAAACGCCTCAACCAAACTCTTCCTTATATTCTTTGAAATTAGGCCTGGAACATCTTTGAGGAGGTGGAATGTTAGGCCAACCTCGCGAAGATGACCATCGATAGCACCATCACTGTCAGGCAGGATGGTTTGTGCAGCAGAGACAATCTCAAACAAGGGCTTCTCGATCCCAATTACAGGGTCTGATCCCACAATCACCGCGCCAGCTCCATCCCCAAACAAGGCCTGCCCAACCAAACTATCAAGATGAGTGTCATTAGGCCCCCGGAACGTAATCACAGTGATCTCAGAGCAAACCACAAGCACACGAGCATTTTTATTGTTCTCAGCCAGGTCTTTTGCCAGACGAAGAACCGTGCCACCAGCAAAACAGCCCTGCTGGTACATCATGAACCGCTTCACCGAGGGACGGAGCCCGAGGAGCTTGGTGAGGCGAAAGTCCGCGCCAGGCATATCGACACCGCTGGTGGTGCAGAAGATAAGGTGGGTGATTTTGGACTTTGGTTGACCCCATTCTTTTATGGCCCTGAGAGCTGCTTCTTTCCCCAGCTTTGGGACTTCATTCACCACAATGTCTTGCCTAGCATCAAGCGATGAGGCCATGTACTCGCAGAAACTCGGATTTTGTTTCAGTAAATCTTCGGTCAAGTGCATGTAACGAGTGTTTATCATCGATTTTTCACCTGAAAAAGTTTATTTCGAGCCATAATTATTTGCCAGTTCATGACAAAAACAGCAGTCAAAAGAGATTCTAAACCAATCTGGTTCTTTTTAGCGAAACACAAGAAGTATTAAATCAATTTGTCGCACGAACAAAGAAACGAGTATGCATAGCAAATTAGCAATTATTACGTAATGTAACATATAATTTGCATGTTGCCTATTTTCCTCTGTGCAACTGATCTAAGTCACCTCAGACCCGTTTGACATTGCTGTTACAAACGGTAACAACAATCTCGCTAAACacatttgaaaaattatttgataaatctaaaatcaattttttggAACAACAGATTTTAGTTCGAGatctatttttacaaaaaacagGTCATcccatatttttagaaaaaaacttctataaaaaataattgtaacCGATTTCACTTCAAACCACACCAcaaataatatactttttatattataactcaaaatatgcaCATAAAAACTACCAAATATTTATCTGATTTGTACGACACTTTTTTACAACAACATTCTTTTTATGAGCATTTTTTCTAGacaacataataatttttaaaaatactttaaatCCGTCACCTCACTAAAAAATACCAGGAAAAAGGTATTAATATAACTATCCATCTATCTAGgaaaaaaaacacatcaaaTTATCAATGTGACTGTATAACATTGTAAaccaaaaaatatcataaaaactCACACATCCGCCTAAACTTCTCCTTGAGCTCAGGTTTATCTTCGCTATTAGTAATGCGAAAATAATAATCCGCATACGCGCTCTGATCGACACAGTTCGGCGGCGTGGCGGTTCCGATCGCCAGCACCGTCGCCGGACCTTCAGCCCGCTGAGCCTTCCGGAACTCATTCACAGTCACCATCTCTAGCCAGAAATATTTAGAacacaaacaaatattattttgtagTAGAAACTAGAAAGCTTGGTTGTGTTAAATGTTTGTAAGTTACGGAAATGTATTTATAAGcgataaataaataagtatgGTAGCTAGAAGCAGCACGTGACCAACCCCCTTTCAAATAGCCATCTGTCCGGTTGGCACATCAGCCTGTTATATTTAGTTTGGTAGTGTATTATTACTGCGTTGTTGCATGCCTAGTGTACTTTCCAATTTCAGATCAAACATTACacgttttcttttttttctttttttctttttttttgaaaatacatTACACGTTTTCTTGATTTGTCTATTGATGTAATTTTGTCTTTTTCTCCTTCACGTATATTTTTTTGAGTTGCAATTTAAGTAAGTAACAACAATGGCTTAACTCTCGAAACTAACCTATATTACCAAATTTTGTAGTTACGTAAAGTGTGATTATagtataatatgaatatttttatatattttagtcgcataaaagtttattttatatatttttgtatattgtaatatatttctatattataatatatttgcgatacaaattttgaaatattctcGAAAatgatcaaaattcaaaataattacatGAAAAAGCTGTATAGAATAATGATTATTTAAACCATCGTTACATGTAATGTAAGCGAAATTAAACAGAATTATTAAAGAGCAAAATTCTGTACATTGAATTTATTGCGAGACAAGGTTTTGAATACCTAACTTAGCAATGCCCCATCATGTTAAACACTACAAAGATGGACTGACATCTATGAATTGATTTTCGTAGGAGGTGGAGAAATATtacggggccgtttgggttagtttaaaagaagtgacttcttgcttaaattaaagaagtggagtagaag includes:
- the LOC108200622 gene encoding chalcone synthase 1, which encodes MVTVNEFRKAQRAEGPATVLAIGTATPPNCVDQSAYADYYFRITNSEDKPELKEKFRRMCEKSMINTRYMHLTEDLLKQNPSFCEYMASSLDARQDIVVNEVPKLGKEAALRAIKEWGQPKSKITHLIFCTTSGVDMPGADFRLTKLLGLRPSVKRFMMYQQGCFAGGTVLRLAKDLAENNKNARVLVVCSEITVITFRGPNDTHLDSLVGQALFGDGAGAVIVGSDPVIGIEKPLFEIVSAAQTILPDSDGAIDGHLREVGLTFHLLKDVPGLISKNIRKSLVEAFKPLGISDWNSIFWIAHPGGPAILDQVETELSLKPEKLKSTRQVLRDYGNMSSACVLFILDEMRKASAKDGHRTTGEGLDWGVLFGFGPGLTVETVVLHSVPT